CTCCGGGGAGCGAACAAACGGTCATCATCTCCAATCAACAAGGTGAGATCCTGTACTCCCTTGGAGGTCAGCCCGTTTCTGCCGATCAATTGATAAAGCTTCAAAACCACATGCACTCCGGATCGGGTTATTTTCGAACGAAAGAAGATTATGTGTTTTACGGCACCATACCAACACTCTTCGGTAGCGTCGATACTTCATGGCATGTACAATAGGTTAGAGAAGACGTTTAATAAAGGAAGTGCATGGTGTGGAGCGTACTACCGGTTGGATAGGAAGGGCAGTTTTCATGACGAACAACGGCCGGAGACAAAGTAAAATTTTATCGTTTTCCTCCTAATCGCCTATAACGAACGGTTAGATTTGACAGTATATTTGAATTTAATGGCCCAGCAATGGGCCTATATTTTTTGTCTTTAGTACCGCACCTCGGCCAACTTATACTATTTGGACTTGTTGATGTAGTTTTGTTGATATTGACACGAGAGAGAACCTATGAGAAAATCTTCTTGAGCCATATTATGAACATCGTTCCATATAATGAACAATTACAACTGTGAAGATATAACCGTAATAGGGATGATGGATAAGGCATGTTGTCGGAGCAACGTGCTTTATCCTTTATGAGAGGAAGCGAGATACGGATTCGAAATTGAAAAGGGTGGCGATTGATATGGAGTTACGCGAGGATGCACTCGAATTGCATCGGCATTTCAAAGGCAAGCTGGGTATCGTTTCGAAAGTTCCGGTATTAAATTCGAGAGATTTGAGCTTGGCCTACTCTCCGGGGGTAGCCGAGCCTTGCCGAGAGATCCATAAGCAGAAAGAGTGCGTGTATGATTATACCGGCAAAGGAAACATGGTCGCGGTGGTCACCGACGGTACAGCCGTGTTGGGACTAGGCGCTATAGGACCTCATGCGGCATTGCCGGTGATGGAAGGAAAGGCGGTTTTATTTAAACAGTTTGCCGGCGTCGACGCATTTCCGATTTGTATCAATACTTCCGATATCGATAAGCTGGTGGAGACAGTCAAATTGCTTGAACCCGTTTTCGGTGGCATTAATTTGGAGGATATAGCGGCACCGGCTTGTTTTGAGATTGAAGAACGCCTGAAAAAGGAACTCGATATCCCTGTCTTTCATGATGACCAGCATGGTACGGCTATAGTTACTTTAGCCGGGTTAATCAATGCCGCGAAAGTGGTAAATAAGAGACTGGAGGATTTGCATGTCGTCATCAACGGTTCGGGAGCTGCCGGCATCGCGATCGCTAAGCTGCTGCTTCAAATAGGAATGACAAATATTATTGTTTGCGATACAAAGGGGGCTATCTACGAAGGACGTACGGAAGGCATGAACGGCATAAAATGCGAGATCGCTCAATCGACGAATCTGCACAAAAAGACTGGATTATTGGAACAAGTTATTGCCGGAGCGGACGTCTTTCTGGGTGTATCGGCAGCTGGGGCACTGACGGCGGATATGATA
The window above is part of the Paenibacillus hamazuiensis genome. Proteins encoded here:
- a CDS encoding NAD(P)-dependent malic enzyme, with the translated sequence MELREDALELHRHFKGKLGIVSKVPVLNSRDLSLAYSPGVAEPCREIHKQKECVYDYTGKGNMVAVVTDGTAVLGLGAIGPHAALPVMEGKAVLFKQFAGVDAFPICINTSDIDKLVETVKLLEPVFGGINLEDIAAPACFEIEERLKKELDIPVFHDDQHGTAIVTLAGLINAAKVVNKRLEDLHVVINGSGAAGIAIAKLLLQIGMTNIIVCDTKGAIYEGRTEGMNGIKCEIAQSTNLHKKTGLLEQVIAGADVFLGVSAAGALTADMIRSMAKDPIIFAMANPDPEIMPAIALEAGAKVVGTGRSDYPNQINNVLAFPGIFRGALDIRASEINDAMKIAAARVIAELISDEELNENYVIPQPFDARVAPEVAAAVAKAAQETGVALTGTGEVRPNTNGEDDL